In one Carassius carassius chromosome 12, fCarCar2.1, whole genome shotgun sequence genomic region, the following are encoded:
- the LOC132154584 gene encoding integrin beta-1-like, translating to MDMKVLLVSALLGFVSHVRAKTESNRCISANAKTCAECIQIGPQCAWCKDLDFESSRCDEKDSLEKAGCTLPGIENPRGFVTIDKNKSVTNREIDGKRNLRPEEIIQIQPQKLSLNLRSGESQKFTLTFKRAEDYPIDLYFLMDLSDSMQRNLDNVKNLGNELAREMEHITNDLRIGFGSFLEKLVMPFILMTPKYLKNPCYPNDCSAPFSYKNVLNLTADGALFSQEVSKQKTSGNLDSPEAGFDAIMQVAVCSEVIGWRNVTRLLVFSSDAGFHFAGDGKLGGIVRPNDGKCHLENNMYYMSHYFDYPTISQLVDTLSANNIQTIFAVTKEFQDLYQELSALIPKSKVGILSDNSVIKLIIDAYNSLSSEVILENSKLPAGMSISYISHCKNGVSEKGENGQKCSNISIGDQVTFDIEIMATSCPSTNKSETVKIKPQGFNEEVEIVLNFICECECRKDGIRNSPKCSGGNGTLECGICRCNKGRLGRLCECSQDEFLTDDLDANCRVNNGTDVCSKNGECVCGTCECKKRDNPEERYSGKFCECDNFSCDRSNNKLCGGHGQCECKKCICDANYTGSACDCPLDTSTCLASNNQICNGRGTCECGVCKCTDIKFEGPTCEICQNCSKICRNHKDCVECKKFKTGSKKHTCGNDCEAFKVKAVKTKEELPQQNDINHCKERDVDDCLFFFTYTTKNDDTIDVHVALQKECPSAPDIIPIVAGLVAGIVLIGLALLLIWKLLMIIHDRREFAKFEKEKMNARWDTGDNPIYKSAVTTVVNPKYEGK from the exons ATGGATATGAAGGTGTTGTTAGTATCAGCTCTATTAGGATTTGTCTCTCATGTCAGAGCAAAAACAG AAAGCAATAGATGTATTTCTGCAAATGCCAAAACATGTGCAGAGTGTATTCAGATTGGGCCACAGTGTGCGTGGTGCAAAGATCTT GACTTTGAATCTTCCCGCTGTGATGAAAAAGATTCTCTGGAAAAGGCTGGTTGCACTCTACCTGGCATAGAAAACCCTCGAGGATTTGTCACCATTGACAAGAACAAATCCGTCACAAACCGTGAAATTGATGGAAAACGGAATCTGAGGCCTGAAGAGATCATCCAGATTCAGCCACAGAAACTCTCGCTGAACCTCCGATCAG GTGAATCTCAGAAGTTTACTCTCACATTCAAGAGGGCAGAAGATTATCCCATCGATCTGTACTTCCTGATGGATCTCAGCGACTCCATGCAAAGAAATCTTGATAATGTCAAGAACCTGGGAAATGAACTTGCCAGGGAAATGGAGCACATCACGAACGACCTGCGGATAG GTTTTGGTTCATTCTTGGAAAAACTTGTCATGCCTTTCATTCTGATGACACCGAAGTATCTAAAGAACCCATGTTATCCAAATGACTGCTCAGCGCCCTTCAGCTACAAAAACGTCCTGAACTTGACGGCTGATGGTGCATTGTTCTCCCAAGAAGTCAGTAAGCAGAAAACCTCTGGAAACCTGGACTCTCCCGAAGCAGGATTTGATGCAATCATGCAAGTTGCTGTTTGCTCG GAAGTGATCGGCTGGAGGAATGTCACTCGCCTCCTTGTGTTCTCCTCGGATGCTGGATTCCATTTTGCTGGAGATGGAAAACTTGGTGGCATTGTTCGTCCAAATGATGGGAAATGCCATCTTGAGAATAATATGTACTACATGAGCCACTACTTT gactaCCCTACCATCTCTCAGCTGGTAGACACACTGAGTGCCAACAACATTCAGACCATCTTTGCTGTGACAAAAGAATTCCAGGATCTTTATCAG gAACTGTCTGCTCTAATCCCTAAATCAAAAGTGGGGATACTGTCTGACAACTCTGTCATCAAGCTCATCATTGATGCATATAAT TCTTTGTCCTCAGAGGTCATTCTGGAGAACAGCAAGCTACCTGCAGGAATGTCCATCTCCTACATCTCCCACTGCAAGAATGGAGTGAGTGAAAAAGGAGAAAACGGTCAAAAGTGCTCTAACATCTCCATTGGAGATCAG GTAACATTTGATATAGAAATCATGGCTACAAGCTGTCCGTCTACAAATAAATCAGAGACTGTAAAGATCAAGCCGCAGGGCTTCAATGAGGAGGTGGAGATCGTCCTCAACTTCATCTGCGAATGTGAGTGTCGTAAAGACGGAATCCGGAACAGTCCGAAGTGTAGCGGGGGTAATGGCACTCTGGAGTGTGGAATATGCAG GTGTAATAAAGGTCGTCTAGGCAGATTATGTGAGTGCAGTCAAGATGAGTTCCTGACAGATGATCTGGACGCGAACTGCCGCGTGAATAACGGGACGGATGTCTGCAGCAAGAATGGAGAATGTGTCTGTGGAACGTGTGAGTGTAAGAAAAGAGACAACCCAGAGGAGAGATACAGCGGGAAGTTCTGCGAGTGTGACAACTTCAGCTGCGACCGCTCCAACAACAAGCTCTGCGGAG GCCATGGTCAATGCGAGTGCAAAAAGTGTATCTGTGACGCCAACTACACAGGCAGTGCTTGCGATTGCCCGTTGGACACCTCAACCTGTCTGGCCAGTAACAATCAGATCTGTAACGGTCGGGGTACCTGCGAATGTGGCGTTTGTAAATGTACCGACATAAAATTTGAGGGTCCAACCTGTGAAATCTGCCAAAACTGCTCCAAAATTTGCAGAAACCACAA GGACTGTGTTGAgtgcaaaaaatttaaaacagGTAGCAAGAAACATACATGTGGGAATGACTGCGAAGCCTTTAAGGTAAAAGCAGTGAAGACTAAGGAGGAACTTCCTCAGCAGAATGACATCAATCACTGCAAAGAGCGCGACGTTGATGACTGTTTGTTCTTCTTCACCTACACTACCAAGAACGATGACACCATCGACGTCCATGTGGCTTTACAAAAGG AGTGTCCCTCTGCCCCTGACATCATCCCCATCGTTGCGGGTTTGGTCGCAGGAATCGTTCTGATTGGTTTAGCACTTCTGCTCATCTGGAAGCTGCTCATGATTATTCATGATCGCAGAGAGTTCGCCAAGTTCGAGAAAGAGAAGATGAATGCCAGATGGGACACA GGTGACAACCCCATCTACAAGAGTGCTGTGACAACTGTGGTTAACCCCAAATATGAGGGGAAATGA